From one Humulus lupulus chromosome 8, drHumLupu1.1, whole genome shotgun sequence genomic stretch:
- the LOC133794445 gene encoding serine/threonine protein phosphatase 2A 55 kDa regulatory subunit B beta isoform isoform X1, whose product MNGGDEVVAAPAGPPQPLDWKFSQVFGERAAGEEVQEVDIISAIEFDKSGDFLATGDRGGRVVLFERTDTKDHGDSRRDLERMDYPVTRHPEFRYKTEFQSHEPEFDYLKSLEIEEKINKIRWCQTANSAVFLLSTNDKTIKFWKVQEKKVKKVSDYNLDPSKVVGNGSIASSSSSSSPKPYLANGGCPERTNSYLSNDLSIPSGGIPSLRLPVVVTSQETSLVARCRRVYAHAHDYHINSISNNSDGETFISADDLRINLWNLEISSQSFNIVDVKPANMEDLTEVITSAEFHPTHCNTLAYSSSKGSIRLIDLRQSALCDSHAKLFEEQEAPGSRSFFTEIIASISDIKFGKNGRYILSRDYMTLKLWDINMDAGPVATFQVHEYLRPKLCDLYENDSIFDKFECCLSGDGLRVGTGSYSNLFRVFGCAPGSTEATTLEASKNPMRRQVQTPSRPSRSLSSSITRVVRRGSESPGVDANGNSFDFTTKLLHLAWHPTENSIACAAANSLYMYYA is encoded by the exons ATGAACGGTGGCGATGAGGTCGTGGCAGCTCCGGCAGGCCCTCCACAGCCGCTGGATTGGAAATTCTCTCAGGTGTTTGGAGAGCGTGCAGCTGGTGAAGAAGTGCAGGAAG TTGATATTATTTCTGCTATTGAATTTGATAAAAGTGGTGACTTTCTTGCTACTGGTGACCGTGGGGGCCGCGTTGTTCTCTTCGAGAGGACAGATACAAAAGAT CATGGTGACTCCAGAAGGGATTTGGAGAGGATGGATTACCCTGTGACTAGGCATCCTGAATTTCGTTATAAAACAGAGTTTCAGAGCCATGAACCTGAG TTCGATTATCTCAAGAGTTTGGAGATAGAAgagaaaatcaacaaaataagATGGTGCCAAACAGCCAATTCAGCTGTGTTTCTCCTATCTACCAATGATAAGACAATTAAATTTTGGAAG GTCCAAGAAAAGAAGGTCAAGAAAGTCTCTGACTATAACCTGGATCCTTCTAAAGTCGTAGGAAATGGAAGTATTGCTAGTTCAAGTAGTTCCAGCAGCCCGAAACCATATCTTGCAAATGGAGGTTGTCCAGAGAGAACGAATAGTTACCTGAGCAATGATTTGTCAATCCCATCAGGGGGAATTCCATCATTACGTTTACCTGTGGTA GTAACTAGCCAGGAAACTAGCTTGGTTGCTAGATGTCGAAGGGTTTATGCTCATGCCCATgattatcatattaattccattTCAAACAACAG TGATGGTGAAACTTTCATATCGGCTGATGACTTGCGAATCAATCTTTGGAACTTGGAGATTAGCAGTCAGAGTTTCAATATTGTAGATGTGAAGCCTGCAAATATGGAGGATTTAACTG AGGTGATAACATCAGCTGAGTTCCATCCTACTCATTGTAATACGCTAGCATATAGCAGCTCAAAAGGATCAATCCGACTTATAGATTTACGGCAATCAGCATTGTGTGATTCTCATGCTAAATT GTTTGAGGAACAGGAGGCACCTGGTTCTCGATCCTTTTTCACGGAAATTATTGCTTCAATTTCAGACATTAAGTTTGGGAAGAATGGAAGATACATACTTAGTCGTGATTACATGACTCTTAAG TTATGGGACATCAATATGGATGCAGGTCCTGTTGCAACCTTCCAGGTTCATGAATATTTAAGACCTAAG CTATGTGATTTGTATGAAAATGATTCAATCTTTGATAAATTTGAGTGCTGTCTGAGTGGAGATGGATTACGAGTTGGAACAGGCTCATACAG CAATCTCTTCCGTGTATTTGGTTGTGCCCCAGGAAGTACCGAGGCTACAACTTTGGAAGCTAGCAAAAATCCCATGAG GCGACAAGTTCAGACTCCTTCCAGGCCATCCAGGTCTCTGAGCAGTAGTATAACACGAGTTGTTAGACGTG GATCAGAGAGCCCTGGGGTTGATGCAAATGGTAATTCTTTCGATTTTACAACAAAGTTGCTGCATTTAGCATGGCACCCTACAGAGAACTCAATAGCTTGTGCTGCTGCAAATAGCTTGTACATGTACTATGCATAA
- the LOC133794445 gene encoding serine/threonine protein phosphatase 2A 55 kDa regulatory subunit B beta isoform isoform X2, producing the protein MNGGDEVVAAPAGPPQPLDWKFSQVFGERAAGEEVQEVDIISAIEFDKSGDFLATGDRGGRVVLFERTDTKDHGDSRRDLERMDYPVTRHPEFRYKTEFQSHEPEFDYLKSLEIEEKINKIRWCQTANSAVFLLSTNDKTIKFWKVQEKKVKKVSDYNLDPSKVVGNGSIASSSSSSSPKPYLANGGCPERTNSYLSNDLSIPSGGIPSLRLPVVTSQETSLVARCRRVYAHAHDYHINSISNNSDGETFISADDLRINLWNLEISSQSFNIVDVKPANMEDLTEVITSAEFHPTHCNTLAYSSSKGSIRLIDLRQSALCDSHAKLFEEQEAPGSRSFFTEIIASISDIKFGKNGRYILSRDYMTLKLWDINMDAGPVATFQVHEYLRPKLCDLYENDSIFDKFECCLSGDGLRVGTGSYSNLFRVFGCAPGSTEATTLEASKNPMRRQVQTPSRPSRSLSSSITRVVRRGSESPGVDANGNSFDFTTKLLHLAWHPTENSIACAAANSLYMYYA; encoded by the exons ATGAACGGTGGCGATGAGGTCGTGGCAGCTCCGGCAGGCCCTCCACAGCCGCTGGATTGGAAATTCTCTCAGGTGTTTGGAGAGCGTGCAGCTGGTGAAGAAGTGCAGGAAG TTGATATTATTTCTGCTATTGAATTTGATAAAAGTGGTGACTTTCTTGCTACTGGTGACCGTGGGGGCCGCGTTGTTCTCTTCGAGAGGACAGATACAAAAGAT CATGGTGACTCCAGAAGGGATTTGGAGAGGATGGATTACCCTGTGACTAGGCATCCTGAATTTCGTTATAAAACAGAGTTTCAGAGCCATGAACCTGAG TTCGATTATCTCAAGAGTTTGGAGATAGAAgagaaaatcaacaaaataagATGGTGCCAAACAGCCAATTCAGCTGTGTTTCTCCTATCTACCAATGATAAGACAATTAAATTTTGGAAG GTCCAAGAAAAGAAGGTCAAGAAAGTCTCTGACTATAACCTGGATCCTTCTAAAGTCGTAGGAAATGGAAGTATTGCTAGTTCAAGTAGTTCCAGCAGCCCGAAACCATATCTTGCAAATGGAGGTTGTCCAGAGAGAACGAATAGTTACCTGAGCAATGATTTGTCAATCCCATCAGGGGGAATTCCATCATTACGTTTACCTGTG GTAACTAGCCAGGAAACTAGCTTGGTTGCTAGATGTCGAAGGGTTTATGCTCATGCCCATgattatcatattaattccattTCAAACAACAG TGATGGTGAAACTTTCATATCGGCTGATGACTTGCGAATCAATCTTTGGAACTTGGAGATTAGCAGTCAGAGTTTCAATATTGTAGATGTGAAGCCTGCAAATATGGAGGATTTAACTG AGGTGATAACATCAGCTGAGTTCCATCCTACTCATTGTAATACGCTAGCATATAGCAGCTCAAAAGGATCAATCCGACTTATAGATTTACGGCAATCAGCATTGTGTGATTCTCATGCTAAATT GTTTGAGGAACAGGAGGCACCTGGTTCTCGATCCTTTTTCACGGAAATTATTGCTTCAATTTCAGACATTAAGTTTGGGAAGAATGGAAGATACATACTTAGTCGTGATTACATGACTCTTAAG TTATGGGACATCAATATGGATGCAGGTCCTGTTGCAACCTTCCAGGTTCATGAATATTTAAGACCTAAG CTATGTGATTTGTATGAAAATGATTCAATCTTTGATAAATTTGAGTGCTGTCTGAGTGGAGATGGATTACGAGTTGGAACAGGCTCATACAG CAATCTCTTCCGTGTATTTGGTTGTGCCCCAGGAAGTACCGAGGCTACAACTTTGGAAGCTAGCAAAAATCCCATGAG GCGACAAGTTCAGACTCCTTCCAGGCCATCCAGGTCTCTGAGCAGTAGTATAACACGAGTTGTTAGACGTG GATCAGAGAGCCCTGGGGTTGATGCAAATGGTAATTCTTTCGATTTTACAACAAAGTTGCTGCATTTAGCATGGCACCCTACAGAGAACTCAATAGCTTGTGCTGCTGCAAATAGCTTGTACATGTACTATGCATAA